From a region of the Candidatus Zixiibacteriota bacterium genome:
- a CDS encoding transposase, whose translation MALDLYEHVSARRYERTPVREGYRNGYRARTLLTSVGPIDLEVPRDRVGGYQPECFERYKRVQPVVDEGIKAMFLRGVSTRKVRDILDCLCGEGVSASYVSQVTKALDGEVRAFENRPIEDDFAFLFLDGLDVKIRMELKVKRYRLLVAYGIRRDGSPALAGLAFVWPTPKGREPGVNF comes from the coding sequence ATGGCATTAGACTTGTATGAGCATGTAAGTGCTCGTCGCTATGAGCGGACGCCAGTGCGAGAGGGTTATCGGAATGGGTATAGGGCTCGTACTCTTTTGACTTCGGTTGGTCCGATTGATTTGGAGGTGCCCCGGGATAGGGTTGGGGGGTATCAGCCGGAATGTTTTGAGCGGTATAAGCGGGTTCAGCCAGTAGTGGACGAGGGGATTAAGGCTATGTTTTTGAGAGGGGTCTCCACGCGCAAGGTGAGGGATATATTAGACTGTTTATGTGGAGAGGGGGTATCGGCCAGTTATGTTTCACAGGTTACCAAAGCTTTGGATGGGGAGGTTAGAGCTTTTGAGAACAGGCCGATTGAGGATGATTTTGCCTTCTTGTTCTTAGACGGTTTAGATGTTAAGATTCGGATGGAGTTAAAGGTCAAAAGATATAGGCTACTGGTAGCTTATGGTATTCGTCGGGACGGGAGTCCCGCCTTGGCGGGATTAGCTTTCGTCTGGCCCACACCGAAGGGAAGGGAACCTGGCGTTAATTTTTAG
- a CDS encoding transposase, producing the protein MYAQTSGVAAKLFRQWRERWGELIPKAVACLEKDFDRLIPFFAFSPEFHKVIRTTNVIERSFKEVRRRLKVMGYFQNTKSCKRIVLSQFLYFNKKWERRTERIVSITQYFSTSDKFNQVTESKTEPMMA; encoded by the coding sequence ATGTATGCTCAGACCTCTGGCGTGGCAGCTAAACTTTTTCGCCAGTGGAGGGAACGCTGGGGTGAGCTGATACCAAAGGCAGTGGCATGTTTGGAAAAGGACTTTGATAGACTTATCCCCTTCTTTGCGTTTTCACCTGAGTTCCATAAAGTCATCCGGACCACCAACGTGATTGAGCGAAGCTTTAAGGAAGTAAGACGACGCCTGAAGGTAATGGGATACTTCCAGAACACTAAAAGCTGTAAAAGAATCGTTTTAAGCCAGTTTCTCTACTTTAACAAAAAATGGGAAAGGAGAACCGAAAGAATCGTTTCCATCACCCAATACTTTTCCACCAGTGATAAATTTAACCAGGTCACAGAATCAAAGACCGAACCAATGATGGCTTAA
- a CDS encoding cupin domain-containing protein, whose product MKLIYYKNVKAEKVDDPQSKDVKIRWAIKKDDGAPNFALRVFELKAGGYTPYHSHKWEHEVFIKKGKGTLLWEDKKIPFKEGDVIFIPGGEKHQFKNSSRGILEFLCIIPV is encoded by the coding sequence ATGAAACTAATCTATTACAAGAATGTCAAAGCCGAAAAAGTTGATGATCCACAATCAAAGGATGTTAAAATAAGATGGGCAATAAAAAAAGATGACGGCGCGCCCAATTTTGCCTTACGGGTATTTGAGCTTAAAGCCGGCGGATATACCCCTTATCATTCCCACAAATGGGAGCATGAGGTCTTCATCAAAAAAGGCAAGGGAACGCTCTTGTGGGAAGACAAGAAAATACCTTTCAAGGAAGGGGATGTGATCTTCATCCCTGGCGGTGAAAAACATCAATTCAAGAATAGCTCCAGAGGAATCTTGGAATTTCTCTGCATAATTCCGGTTTGA
- a CDS encoding M24 family metallopeptidase: MKTKIVFFLFLFSIFSFQFTLSQKEREVDLKNKVVQVQKYLKQNDIRAWFLYDFRGINPIAVDFLGLKGLKTRRWYYLIKAEGEPVALVHKIEEQGFKDVPGKIIPYVSWEEQREKLKELLSGLKTVAMEYSFQNNIPYISRVDAGTIELIRSLGVEVISSADLVQYFEARWDKKQYLSHKEAVRILLQIKDEAFKFIAQRVREKKTTDEYEVAQFIQKRMNESGMETDETLICAVNENSGNPHYTPSQTEKKKIGPGDFVLLDIWGKMKKEKSIYADITWTGYVGEKVPEKYDKIFKIVKGARDEAVNYLRRRWAKGEEVRGWEVDKACRDYIQKTGYGPNFTHRTGHSLGTEDHGNGVNIDNLETKDEREIIPGIGFSIEPGIYLKEFGVRIEINVFIKDKEIEVTTLSLQEEIIPILKP, encoded by the coding sequence ATGAAGACCAAGATCGTTTTTTTTCTTTTCCTTTTTTCCATTTTCAGTTTTCAATTTACCTTAAGTCAAAAGGAAAGGGAGGTTGACTTGAAAAACAAAGTAGTGCAGGTTCAGAAATATCTAAAGCAAAATGACATCCGTGCCTGGTTTTTATATGATTTCAGGGGGATAAATCCAATTGCAGTTGATTTTCTCGGATTGAAAGGATTGAAGACCAGAAGATGGTATTACCTGATCAAAGCAGAGGGAGAGCCGGTGGCTTTAGTCCACAAAATCGAGGAGCAGGGTTTCAAAGATGTCCCGGGTAAAATCATACCCTATGTAAGCTGGGAGGAGCAAAGAGAAAAGTTAAAGGAGCTTCTGTCTGGACTCAAAACTGTGGCGATGGAATACTCCTTTCAGAATAATATCCCCTATATATCCAGAGTGGATGCCGGTACCATTGAGCTGATAAGAAGTCTGGGAGTGGAAGTGATCTCCTCAGCTGATCTGGTGCAGTATTTCGAAGCCCGCTGGGATAAAAAGCAGTATCTTTCTCATAAGGAGGCAGTTAGAATCCTGCTGCAGATAAAAGACGAGGCTTTCAAATTTATTGCTCAAAGAGTAAGAGAGAAAAAGACAACAGATGAATACGAGGTAGCTCAATTCATTCAGAAAAGGATGAATGAATCCGGAATGGAAACAGATGAGACTTTAATTTGCGCGGTAAATGAGAACAGCGGTAATCCCCATTACACACCCAGCCAGACAGAGAAGAAAAAAATAGGTCCAGGCGATTTTGTGCTTTTGGATATCTGGGGAAAGATGAAAAAAGAGAAATCCATCTATGCGGATATAACCTGGACTGGATACGTGGGAGAAAAAGTCCCGGAAAAATATGACAAAATATTCAAGATTGTAAAAGGTGCAAGGGATGAGGCAGTGAATTATCTCAGAAGGAGATGGGCCAAAGGAGAAGAGGTTAGAGGCTGGGAAGTAGACAAAGCCTGCAGGGATTACATTCAGAAAACAGGTTACGGACCAAATTTCACGCACCGCACCGGGCACAGTTTAGGAACTGAAGACCACGGAAATGGCGTCAACATCGATAACTTAGAGACCAAGGACGAAAGGGAAATCATCCCCGGAATTGGTTTTTCAATTGAACCGGGGATTTATCTGAAAGAGTTCGGGGTGAGAATCGAGATCAATGTCTTCATAAAAGATAAAGAGATTGAAGTAACCACATTGTCCTTGCAGGAGGAGATAATCCCGATTCTGAAGCCTTAA
- a CDS encoding NUDIX hydrolase has product MSFSLSLREFINLEESMEDGRNSDVTLLIFKDGKVIVISKPWYPPGLYRAPSGGVKPGESLEEVALREAYEETGAKIKLQRYILRIEVTFSHNQKDVIWTSHIFTARYLSGKIEPVDTREIKEAKLMCLEELSSLKPLLLKTGSGGLAYRAALTERAIEEIKKT; this is encoded by the coding sequence ATGTCTTTCTCTCTGAGTCTCAGGGAATTTATAAACCTGGAAGAGAGCATGGAAGATGGAAGAAACTCGGATGTGACCCTACTCATCTTCAAGGATGGAAAAGTAATCGTCATCTCCAAGCCCTGGTATCCGCCAGGACTTTACAGGGCACCCAGCGGAGGAGTTAAGCCTGGAGAGAGCTTGGAGGAAGTGGCTTTAAGGGAGGCTTATGAGGAGACCGGTGCGAAGATAAAACTCCAGAGATATATTTTAAGAATTGAGGTTACCTTTTCACACAATCAAAAAGATGTAATCTGGACTTCGCATATATTCACCGCCAGATATCTTTCAGGAAAAATCGAGCCGGTTGACACCAGGGAGATAAAAGAGGCTAAACTTATGTGCCTGGAAGAGCTTTCTTCTTTGAAACCGCTTTTGCTGAAAACAGGATCGGGCGGTCTTGCATACCGGGCAGCATTGACTGAGAGAGCAATTGAGGAGATAAAGAAAACGTAG
- the secF gene encoding protein translocase subunit SecF, which yields MMEILKKTNINFVGMRYYAFLFSGILATLGIIAFVFIFMGKANLGIDFAGGTMIQGSFEKPMSIGQIRNALGRNGYGNAEITELKAREVPYFFMIRLKSTAETGSKVSNEVLDVLKKEFPDNNFRKDSVDEVGPAVGKILQQQARLAVLIALAGILVYIWIRFDFRFGVAATIATFHDVLAVLGIMFILHKEITLLIVTALLTLAGYSLTDTVVVYDRIRENLKVFRKKGDFAGTINASINEILNRTLMTGGTTLLAVLSVFIFAGEVVHDFALALILGILVGTYSSWFVAAPIVLEWEKWSPKRFK from the coding sequence ATGATGGAGATACTCAAAAAAACCAATATCAACTTCGTGGGGATGAGGTATTATGCTTTTCTCTTCTCAGGAATCCTGGCCACCCTGGGGATAATCGCCTTCGTGTTCATATTTATGGGCAAGGCAAATCTGGGGATCGATTTCGCAGGCGGGACCATGATCCAGGGAAGTTTCGAGAAACCGATGAGCATAGGGCAGATAAGGAATGCGCTGGGACGGAACGGTTATGGGAATGCGGAGATAACTGAGCTTAAAGCCAGGGAGGTCCCTTATTTCTTCATGATCCGCCTGAAAAGCACGGCAGAGACCGGAAGCAAGGTATCAAACGAAGTCCTGGACGTCTTGAAAAAAGAGTTTCCAGATAACAATTTTCGAAAAGATTCTGTGGATGAGGTGGGACCAGCAGTGGGGAAGATCTTGCAACAGCAGGCTCGATTAGCAGTGTTGATTGCCCTGGCGGGGATTCTGGTCTACATCTGGATAAGGTTTGATTTCCGGTTCGGGGTAGCAGCTACCATAGCCACTTTTCATGACGTGCTGGCAGTTCTGGGGATAATGTTCATCTTGCACAAGGAGATCACTCTTCTGATCGTAACTGCTCTTCTAACCCTGGCTGGTTATTCCTTGACCGATACTGTGGTGGTGTATGACCGGATAAGGGAGAATTTAAAGGTCTTTCGTAAAAAGGGAGATTTTGCAGGCACCATAAATGCCAGCATCAATGAGATTCTAAACCGGACTCTTATGACCGGTGGAACTACCCTCCTGGCAGTCCTTTCAGTGTTCATTTTTGCCGGTGAGGTGGTGCATGATTTTGCTCTGGCACTGATTCTCGGAATTTTAGTAGGGACTTATTCCTCCTGGTTCGTGGCTGCCCCGATTGTTCTGGAATGGGAGAAGTGGTCGCCTAAGAGGTTTAAGTAG